The proteins below come from a single Desulfovibrio litoralis DSM 11393 genomic window:
- a CDS encoding phosphopantetheine-binding protein: MYNIDEIKVKLKKAIIDELQLDDISFEDINDAEPIFGEGIGLDSLDAVELVVLVQRHFNIVMKDVDEAKKAFVSINSLAEYIVHKQQA; this comes from the coding sequence ATGTATAATATCGATGAAATAAAAGTTAAATTAAAAAAAGCGATTATAGACGAGTTACAGCTAGATGATATTTCTTTTGAGGATATTAATGATGCAGAGCCGATTTTTGGCGAGGGTATAGGGCTTGACTCTTTAGATGCGGTAGAGCTTGTTGTTTTGGTTCAGCGTCATTTTAACATAGTCATGAAAGATGTTGATGAAGCCAAAAAAGCCTTTGTCTCTATTAATTCTTTAGCCGAATATATTGTACACAAACAACAAGCATGA